From Pseudobdellovibrio exovorus JSS, a single genomic window includes:
- the rnk gene encoding nucleoside diphosphate kinase regulator: MNTENLLIKKTDFEKISHLVSQNNSDLAALLDEELQRASIVEDGELPVDVASMNSTISFVDLDAKKEQTVTLVYPHEASLEENKVSILAPIGAALIGLRVGQSIKWPLPNGKNRNLQVTAVNS, from the coding sequence ATGAACACAGAAAATCTTTTAATAAAAAAAACAGACTTCGAAAAAATCTCTCACCTTGTCAGTCAAAACAACAGTGACTTAGCCGCATTACTAGATGAAGAGCTACAACGCGCGTCTATCGTAGAAGATGGAGAACTTCCTGTGGATGTGGCTTCAATGAATTCAACAATTAGCTTTGTCGATTTAGATGCTAAGAAAGAACAAACAGTCACGTTGGTATATCCACACGAAGCCAGTTTAGAAGAAAACAAAGTTTCTATCTTAGCTCCTATCGGAGCTGCTTTAATTGGGTTGCGCGTTGGACAAAGTATTAAATGGCCTTTACCTAATGGTAAGAATAGAAACCTTCAAGTCACCGCGGTGAACAGCTAA
- a CDS encoding linear amide C-N hydrolase, with amino-acid sequence MKKTIYRSNVSYISSSALILFITFLSVTSSIAPLQAQACSRFVYHGVNSQIITARSMDWKEDIASDIWILPRGIARNGQAGPNSIKWTAKYGSVVTTAYDIATTDGLNEKGLVANLLWLADSEYPKPDKNKPAMAISLWAQYILDNYATVKEAVTALQAEPFHVYTAEVPGQKRLATLHLSISDSSGDSAIIEYIGGKQVIHHNRQYQVMTNEPTYEKQLAIQDYWKEVDGIAMLPGTSRPADRFARASFYVSAIPKSKDPEEALASVFGVIRNVSVPLGISTPNRPNISSTRWRSVVDHKRLLYFFESVMTPNVFWVDLKQVDFSADKGKVKKLSLGKNQRTIYAGNATSSFQNSAPFKFLGL; translated from the coding sequence ATGAAAAAGACCATCTATCGCTCGAACGTCAGTTACATTTCATCTTCAGCACTTATACTTTTTATTACATTTCTTTCCGTCACTTCCAGTATAGCCCCACTACAAGCACAGGCTTGTAGTCGCTTTGTCTATCATGGGGTTAACTCTCAAATTATCACGGCACGCTCTATGGACTGGAAGGAAGACATAGCTTCCGATATTTGGATATTACCTCGTGGGATTGCCCGTAATGGCCAAGCCGGACCCAACTCTATAAAATGGACCGCCAAGTACGGAAGTGTTGTCACCACCGCTTACGATATCGCCACAACAGATGGCTTGAATGAAAAAGGACTTGTTGCCAATTTACTTTGGTTAGCCGACTCAGAGTATCCTAAGCCTGATAAGAACAAACCTGCCATGGCGATCTCGCTTTGGGCTCAGTATATTTTAGATAACTACGCCACAGTCAAAGAAGCCGTTACCGCCCTACAAGCAGAACCCTTTCACGTCTACACGGCAGAAGTTCCTGGGCAAAAACGTCTGGCCACACTTCACCTTTCTATTTCTGACTCTTCTGGCGATAGCGCGATTATCGAATACATTGGCGGGAAGCAAGTCATTCACCACAATCGTCAATATCAAGTCATGACCAATGAACCTACCTATGAAAAACAATTAGCGATACAAGACTACTGGAAAGAGGTGGATGGAATCGCTATGTTGCCAGGTACAAGTCGTCCCGCCGACCGCTTCGCACGCGCCAGTTTCTACGTCAGCGCCATCCCAAAAAGTAAAGATCCAGAGGAAGCTTTAGCCAGTGTCTTTGGAGTTATTCGCAACGTATCCGTGCCACTGGGGATCAGTACCCCTAATAGACCTAATATCTCTTCGACTCGCTGGAGAAGCGTCGTCGATCATAAACGCCTTTTATATTTCTTCGAATCTGTTATGACTCCGAATGTTTTCTGGGTTGATCTAAAACAAGTGGATTTTTCAGCAGATAAAGGAAAAGTTAAAAAGCTGAGCTTAGGAAAAAATCAACGTACTATCTACGCAGGCAATGCAACTTCATCTTTTCAAAACTCAGCGCCATTTAAGTTTTTAGGACTTTAA
- the gloA gene encoding lactoylglutathione lyase, giving the protein MEQKIDPATKGYVFNHTMLRVRDPKVSLDFYNRILGMSLIRKIDFPDWKFSLYFLAYLPEGTKLPEGDVERARYTNSRESVLELTHNWGTEDQPETPYHNGNTEPRGFGHICVSVPDIKTACERFESLNVPFQKRLGEGGMKNIAFIKDPDNYWVEIVQPGLL; this is encoded by the coding sequence ATGGAACAAAAAATAGATCCGGCAACAAAAGGTTATGTTTTCAATCATACAATGTTGCGTGTGCGTGACCCTAAAGTGTCATTAGACTTTTATAATCGCATTTTAGGTATGAGTCTTATCCGCAAAATTGATTTTCCAGACTGGAAATTCTCGTTGTACTTTTTAGCTTATCTACCAGAAGGAACAAAGTTGCCGGAAGGTGATGTAGAAAGAGCGCGCTATACAAATTCGCGCGAGTCAGTTTTAGAGCTAACTCACAATTGGGGAACGGAAGATCAACCGGAAACTCCTTACCATAATGGAAATACCGAGCCTCGTGGTTTCGGACATATCTGTGTCAGTGTCCCAGATATTAAGACTGCTTGTGAAAGATTCGAGTCACTGAATGTTCCATTTCAAAAACGATTGGGTGAAGGCGGTATGAAGAATATCGCATTTATCAAAGATCCAGATAATTACTGGGTTGAAATTGTTCAACCCGGGTTGCTTTAA
- a CDS encoding TPM domain-containing protein — MTVRNLALAFLFVFGVSFHADSFEVPRLTGPVIDEVGLLNASTKAQLEKSLHQLRQDQRVQLQVYITKSLQDEPIENVAIQIFDNWKLGDEKTDKGLLFLIAPNEKRMRIEVGQGLEGDVPDVIAKRIISDVVRPFFQRGEYSLGVVQGVATLQHYIGNDDPALKASVQEAQQASEKGKGGSWIIFIIIGIWILIFIFNPSLALYILFSAMSGGRGGGGGGGWSGGGGRSSGGGASGGW; from the coding sequence GTGACAGTTAGAAATTTAGCGTTAGCTTTTTTATTTGTTTTCGGAGTCAGCTTTCACGCTGACTCTTTCGAGGTTCCTCGCTTAACAGGTCCTGTTATAGACGAAGTGGGCCTACTGAATGCTTCAACTAAAGCTCAGCTTGAAAAGTCTTTACATCAATTACGACAAGATCAGCGGGTACAATTACAAGTCTACATCACAAAATCCTTGCAAGATGAGCCTATTGAAAATGTGGCTATTCAAATTTTTGACAATTGGAAGTTGGGTGATGAAAAGACAGATAAAGGCCTATTGTTCCTTATCGCGCCAAATGAAAAACGTATGCGTATTGAGGTGGGGCAGGGGCTAGAAGGTGATGTTCCCGATGTCATCGCCAAACGAATTATTTCGGATGTTGTACGTCCCTTTTTTCAAAGAGGAGAATACTCTTTAGGCGTTGTTCAAGGTGTTGCCACCTTACAACATTATATAGGGAATGATGATCCCGCCTTAAAAGCCAGTGTGCAAGAGGCTCAGCAGGCCAGTGAAAAAGGCAAGGGCGGTTCGTGGATTATTTTTATTATTATCGGAATCTGGATATTGATCTTTATTTTTAATCCAAGTTTGGCTTTGTACATTCTTTTCAGTGCTATGAGTGGCGGCCGTGGTGGTGGCGGCGGAGGCGGCTGGTCCGGAGGCGGTGGCCGTTCTTCTGGCGGAGGCGCCAGTGGAGGTTGGTAG
- a CDS encoding LemA family protein, producing the protein MKNVLLAGMAVLFLTSCGFQSIPTQKNEVEATVAEITNQYKRRADLIPNLVNTVQGYARHEKETLTGVTEARAKATQITVDASNLTPEKLASYTKAQGELSAALGKLMMISENYPQLKADANFRDLQAQLEGTENRITVARNRYIEAIKTFNNLVTVPPTSWTNSIVYRFEKMPQWDVSDEERAQNEKPPEVKF; encoded by the coding sequence ATGAAAAATGTTCTTCTGGCAGGTATGGCTGTTTTGTTTTTAACGTCTTGTGGGTTTCAAAGCATCCCAACTCAAAAAAATGAAGTTGAGGCAACAGTAGCTGAAATCACGAATCAATATAAACGTCGTGCGGATTTAATCCCGAACTTAGTGAATACAGTTCAAGGTTATGCTCGCCATGAAAAAGAGACTTTGACCGGAGTAACTGAAGCTCGTGCTAAAGCAACTCAGATCACAGTAGATGCTTCTAATCTGACACCTGAAAAATTAGCGAGCTACACCAAAGCACAAGGTGAGTTGTCAGCGGCTTTGGGTAAACTGATGATGATCAGCGAAAACTATCCTCAGTTGAAAGCGGATGCTAACTTTCGTGATTTACAGGCTCAACTTGAGGGAACTGAAAATCGTATTACAGTAGCGCGCAATCGCTATATTGAAGCGATTAAAACTTTTAACAATTTAGTAACTGTGCCGCCTACGAGCTGGACAAACTCAATTGTTTATCGTTTTGAAAAAATGCCTCAGTGGGATGTTTCTGATGAAGAAAGAGCTCAGAACGAAAAACCACCTGAAGTTAAATTCTAA
- a CDS encoding class I SAM-dependent methyltransferase: protein MTYNKYHGISDIMQLRYTEHENFLAFDKPYDFRTHQVADGQFGFVEHVAEKLSKSLFVVHRLDKGTSGLILFATTKEAAANISQLFEKHLIKKTYYFLTHASLAEHQFTINSHIEKQNGTYFNIEDKEANSETEFQFIQAVGTNFLWAAKPKTGKPHQIRLHAEKAGIPILGDAEHGGRPFHRLALHAKELKFTLDGKTFEVTSELPPIFQKEFNTTLEALLYENWHKRQILYHIPENESYRLLHLESTDIRADVFSERLWVYDYTHDGITSEEQDAIQSFSKEKNLQPIIRHMLNRGQGVGGLEQSTLHNSSANTNWVAQEESVCYHLRTDSGFSPGLFLDQRENRIWVKQNSSNKSVLNLFCYTSGFSVNAALGKAKQVTSVDVSAKFLNWSRENFQLNEIDPQKHEFFAQDSLVFLKGSVKRGRKWDLIICDPPSFGRSKESVWKLERDLPELASSLIQCLNKNGKILFTCNLEKKTRQDIIQLFQKGLKNKKQWNFDRLPLLSLDYELTDDRVNLMKGFFVLQSQ from the coding sequence ATGACCTACAATAAATACCATGGTATTTCTGATATCATGCAGCTTCGCTACACAGAACATGAGAACTTTTTGGCTTTTGACAAGCCCTATGACTTCAGAACCCACCAAGTGGCTGATGGTCAGTTCGGTTTTGTGGAACATGTAGCTGAAAAACTCTCTAAAAGCCTATTTGTTGTACACCGCTTGGACAAAGGGACCTCAGGCCTGATTCTATTTGCAACAACGAAAGAAGCGGCTGCCAATATCTCGCAATTATTTGAAAAACATCTGATTAAGAAAACCTACTATTTTTTAACACATGCTTCCCTTGCGGAACATCAGTTCACGATTAACTCACATATCGAAAAGCAAAATGGGACCTATTTCAATATAGAAGATAAAGAAGCTAACTCAGAGACTGAATTCCAATTCATTCAAGCTGTGGGAACAAACTTTCTGTGGGCGGCTAAGCCCAAAACAGGAAAGCCTCATCAAATTCGTCTTCACGCCGAAAAAGCAGGGATTCCTATTTTAGGAGACGCCGAACATGGCGGTCGCCCCTTCCACAGATTAGCGCTTCACGCGAAAGAGTTGAAGTTCACTTTAGATGGTAAGACCTTTGAGGTGACCTCCGAACTTCCCCCGATTTTTCAAAAAGAATTCAACACAACACTGGAAGCTCTGCTCTATGAAAATTGGCACAAGCGCCAAATACTTTACCATATTCCAGAAAATGAAAGCTATCGCCTGCTTCATTTAGAAAGTACAGATATCCGCGCAGACGTCTTCTCGGAGCGTCTTTGGGTCTACGACTACACTCATGACGGCATCACTTCAGAGGAACAGGATGCCATCCAAAGTTTTTCTAAAGAAAAAAACTTACAACCGATCATCCGCCACATGCTCAACCGCGGCCAAGGTGTTGGTGGTTTGGAACAAAGCACCCTTCACAACTCTAGCGCCAATACAAACTGGGTCGCACAAGAAGAAAGTGTATGTTACCACTTACGCACCGACTCAGGATTTTCCCCAGGACTTTTTTTAGATCAGCGCGAGAATCGTATTTGGGTAAAACAAAATAGTTCAAATAAGTCCGTCTTAAATCTGTTCTGTTATACTTCTGGTTTTTCGGTAAATGCGGCTTTAGGTAAGGCGAAGCAAGTCACAAGTGTGGATGTCAGCGCTAAGTTTTTAAATTGGAGTCGTGAAAACTTCCAACTTAATGAAATTGATCCTCAAAAGCATGAATTCTTTGCTCAAGACAGCCTTGTCTTTTTAAAAGGCTCTGTAAAACGAGGACGCAAATGGGACCTTATTATTTGCGACCCACCATCATTTGGTAGATCTAAAGAGTCCGTTTGGAAACTAGAGCGAGACCTTCCTGAACTTGCCTCTAGCCTCATTCAATGTCTAAATAAAAACGGAAAAATTCTTTTTACGTGCAATCTAGAAAAGAAAACTCGCCAAGATATTATTCAGCTATTTCAAAAGGGCTTAAAAAATAAAAAACAATGGAACTTCGATAGACTGCCACTGTTAAGTCTGGATTATGAGTTAACAGATGACCGCGTAAATCTAATGAAGGGTTTTTTCGTCTTACAGAGCCAGTAG
- a CDS encoding TrmH family RNA methyltransferase → MFPLNREIQLKQNNLRVTTEDVLQHVYPLLTEERRQKIERVTAGRCFDISVVLESIYDRGNISAVMRTAEGLGFSNFHVIETFEKFKEANRVTQGADKWVEVKKWKTTRDYIDFAKKNKIRICVTSLEASKPIHEVDFTSPLALVLGNEKSGVSPEILEAADERVIIPMPGFVQSFNISVAGALCLYQIYQDRLRRRGQVQDVTPEQIEILKAHYALRTLDSAEDILKSHLAK, encoded by the coding sequence GTGTTTCCGTTAAACCGTGAGATTCAACTAAAGCAAAATAATCTGCGTGTAACGACAGAGGATGTTCTACAGCACGTGTATCCTCTATTGACAGAAGAACGTCGTCAAAAGATCGAGCGCGTAACAGCGGGGCGCTGCTTTGATATTTCCGTAGTGCTCGAAAGCATTTATGACCGCGGTAACATCAGCGCGGTTATGCGTACAGCCGAGGGTTTAGGTTTTTCAAATTTTCATGTCATTGAAACTTTTGAAAAATTCAAAGAAGCTAATCGAGTAACTCAAGGTGCAGATAAATGGGTTGAAGTTAAGAAGTGGAAGACGACTCGCGATTATATCGATTTCGCCAAAAAAAATAAAATCCGTATTTGTGTAACCTCGCTAGAGGCCTCTAAACCCATCCATGAAGTGGACTTCACGTCTCCGTTGGCCTTGGTTTTGGGGAATGAAAAAAGTGGGGTTTCTCCTGAAATTCTAGAGGCAGCAGACGAGCGTGTGATTATTCCAATGCCGGGTTTTGTACAGAGCTTTAATATCTCGGTTGCGGGAGCTCTTTGCTTATATCAGATTTATCAGGATCGCCTTCGTCGTCGCGGTCAAGTACAGGATGTCACTCCAGAACAGATCGAGATTTTAAAAGCTCATTATGCTTTGCGGACTTTGGATTCTGCTGAGGATATTCTTAAGTCACATTTAGCCAAATAA
- a CDS encoding acyl-CoA dehydrogenase family protein, with protein MNNWKTFDLLNPTEEHKMLRDMVKSFVQAEVEPQAHQFDREEKFNVDLFKKLSELGLLGITVPEQYGGSGMDATAAVIAHEELSASDPGFCLAYLAHTLLAVNNLAVNGSEEQKKKYLPGLSDGSLIGAMAMSEPDYGTDVLGMKTTAVKQGDHYVLNGRKMWITNGAIDDSKTACDFVWVYAKTGEKNGRALISTFIVEKNDVGFYVGQKIGDKLGMRGSNTAELVFENCKIPADRLVGSEGDSMHHMMRNLEIERIGLAAMGLGIARRSIEIMNKYATERSAFGKPLNFFGQIQKYIADSYAEFKAAQVYVYETARKMDLNKEGNRLDSDGAKLVATTMSKNVADRAIQVLGGYGYVGEYTVERLWRDAKLLEIGGGTLEAHQKNITRDLAKSGF; from the coding sequence ATGAATAACTGGAAAACGTTCGACCTTTTGAATCCGACCGAAGAACACAAAATGTTGCGTGATATGGTGAAAAGCTTTGTTCAGGCTGAAGTGGAACCTCAGGCTCACCAGTTTGATCGCGAAGAAAAATTCAATGTAGATTTATTTAAAAAATTAAGCGAACTGGGTTTATTGGGTATTACTGTTCCTGAGCAGTATGGCGGATCAGGTATGGATGCGACTGCGGCTGTTATTGCTCATGAAGAGTTGTCAGCGAGTGATCCGGGTTTCTGTCTTGCGTACTTAGCACATACTTTATTGGCTGTTAATAACTTGGCGGTGAATGGTTCGGAAGAGCAAAAGAAGAAATATCTTCCGGGTTTAAGCGATGGCAGTTTAATCGGTGCCATGGCGATGTCTGAACCTGATTACGGAACAGATGTTTTAGGCATGAAGACGACTGCGGTGAAGCAGGGTGATCATTATGTGCTGAATGGCCGTAAGATGTGGATCACAAATGGTGCTATCGATGACAGTAAAACGGCTTGTGATTTCGTTTGGGTGTATGCCAAGACTGGCGAAAAAAATGGTCGCGCTTTGATCTCAACATTTATCGTTGAAAAAAACGACGTGGGTTTTTATGTAGGTCAGAAAATTGGCGACAAATTAGGAATGCGTGGATCTAACACAGCCGAGCTAGTTTTTGAAAATTGTAAAATCCCTGCGGATCGTCTTGTGGGTTCTGAAGGGGACTCTATGCACCACATGATGCGTAACCTCGAGATCGAGCGTATCGGTTTAGCAGCTATGGGTTTAGGTATTGCCCGCCGTTCAATCGAGATTATGAATAAATACGCGACAGAAAGAAGTGCTTTTGGAAAACCATTGAACTTCTTCGGACAGATTCAAAAGTATATTGCAGACTCTTATGCCGAATTCAAAGCCGCGCAGGTTTACGTCTATGAGACGGCTCGAAAAATGGATCTAAACAAAGAAGGCAATCGCTTAGATTCGGATGGAGCCAAACTAGTGGCGACGACAATGAGTAAAAATGTTGCCGACCGCGCTATCCAAGTTTTAGGTGGTTATGGCTACGTAGGTGAATACACCGTGGAAAGACTTTGGAGAGATGCCAAGCTATTAGAAATCGGTGGTGGAACCTTAGAGGCTCACCAAAAGAACATTACACGTGATCTGGCGAAGTCAGGTTTTTAG
- a CDS encoding competence/damage-inducible protein A gives MKASILAVGTELTTGQITNRNAVTLSEKLTSFGIVINSHLTVADNRETILSALQFLETQSDLIFITGGLGPTSDDFTRDVVADWAQVKMVFDETSWQHITQRLTNRGFQVREMQKQQCYFPEDSRILYNVEGTANGFQFDVLKNSGKKTVFVLPGPPREIAAIWRDHLNETLTELMSGTPKIIIRSWDTLGLGESDIASRVEEVLKDRPSSPSLEIGYRVHHPYCEVKLSYSEKDKAVWEPWVKKVDAVLDDVTITRDFADIFSPIVERLSNRDFTFYDFASHGNLHFRLSPHLKSISNWSFKQNLTAPSVDLFDHEDDFLALLPYNDLSCILLYSVDGQRYQKQIEPPLKSPLMQERRYQYYAEIALIELGKPSLQ, from the coding sequence ATGAAAGCATCAATATTAGCCGTCGGAACAGAACTGACCACAGGGCAAATTACAAATCGTAATGCCGTCACCCTTTCCGAGAAGCTCACCTCATTTGGTATCGTCATTAATAGCCATTTAACAGTAGCTGATAACCGCGAAACGATTTTATCTGCATTACAGTTCCTTGAAACTCAATCCGATTTAATTTTCATAACTGGTGGCCTTGGCCCCACGTCAGACGACTTCACACGGGATGTTGTTGCGGATTGGGCACAGGTCAAAATGGTCTTTGACGAGACCTCATGGCAGCATATCACCCAACGGCTGACCAACCGCGGATTTCAAGTCCGTGAAATGCAAAAACAGCAATGCTACTTCCCTGAAGACAGTCGCATCCTCTATAACGTTGAAGGCACGGCCAACGGCTTTCAATTTGATGTTCTGAAAAATTCTGGAAAAAAAACAGTCTTTGTTCTACCAGGGCCTCCACGTGAAATTGCCGCTATCTGGAGAGACCATCTGAATGAAACTCTAACTGAGTTGATGTCTGGCACTCCCAAAATTATTATTCGCTCATGGGACACATTAGGCTTAGGCGAATCCGATATTGCCAGTCGCGTGGAAGAAGTTCTTAAAGATCGCCCTAGTTCACCATCACTTGAAATCGGCTATCGCGTACATCACCCTTACTGTGAAGTAAAATTATCTTATTCTGAAAAAGACAAAGCCGTATGGGAACCATGGGTCAAAAAAGTCGATGCTGTTTTAGATGATGTCACCATCACAAGAGATTTTGCTGATATTTTTTCTCCGATTGTCGAGCGCCTTTCAAATAGAGACTTTACTTTCTATGATTTCGCTAGCCATGGGAATCTGCACTTCAGATTAAGTCCGCATTTGAAATCGATTTCAAACTGGAGTTTCAAACAGAATCTTACGGCTCCGTCTGTGGATCTTTTTGATCACGAAGATGACTTCCTTGCCTTACTTCCCTATAATGACCTGAGCTGTATCCTCTTGTACTCAGTGGATGGACAAAGGTACCAAAAGCAGATTGAGCCCCCCCTTAAATCCCCCCTGATGCAAGAAAGACGCTACCAATACTACGCTGAGATCGCATTAATTGAACTTGGGAAGCCTTCTCTTCAGTAG
- a CDS encoding glutamine synthetase III: MNNTTSSSSTTQQSRASAFLASVETPTRKVEKIKDHFGKEIPISEYFGCMTFGLAQMREKLPKDDYTHLMRTLDQSKKLPKDTAESIASAVKEWAVSKGVTHFCHWFQPMTGSTAEKHDAFISIQHAHHSELRVIERFTGSQLIQGEPDASSFPSGGMRSTFEARGYTAWDPTSPLFIVEEENGKTLCIPTVFFGYHGQALDNKTPLLRSVDTLSKDAVDFLKLLGDVDVKKVSPTLGVEQEYFLIDKKFAALRPDLLLSGRTLLGASSARGQQLEDHYFGSIPSRIKSFMQEVEFELYKLGIPVKTRHNEVAPAQFELAPIFEDMNIASDHNLLTMEVLRRVALRHGLVCLLHEKPFAGINGSGKHNNWSIANDKGENLLEPGHTPHQNLRFLACLSVVLRAVYNHAAVLRAGIASPGNDHRLGANEAPPAIISVFLGSLLEDILNSIESGKALKATDEQIIDLGVSQIPDISKDYTDRNRTSPFAFTGNKFEFRAVGSSQSVSVPMSFLNAAVALSFRESATELRDLLKKKKRDEAVMELIRKVIKETKAIRFNGNGYSDEWKAEAKKRGLPILSTTPDALDVLKNKKLTQFLVDTKVLTKEEIESRYHIAVERYVKTIDIEHTSLIEMVGVYIIPAMEKHMKLLSDSHDSMTSASLKKLHKGRVDEFEKVFTTVLSTYEQFLAKTEKSRNSHDEHKRMWDIVKDLQPASFKLRDAVDSAELLVSDELWPFPKYREMLLAHNLT, from the coding sequence ATGAACAACACGACGTCGTCTTCGTCAACGACTCAACAATCGCGTGCGAGCGCTTTTTTAGCCTCAGTCGAAACACCCACCCGCAAAGTAGAAAAAATTAAAGATCATTTCGGAAAAGAAATTCCGATATCTGAATACTTTGGCTGTATGACATTTGGCCTTGCACAGATGCGCGAAAAACTTCCTAAAGATGACTACACTCATCTGATGCGCACTTTAGATCAAAGCAAAAAACTTCCTAAAGACACCGCTGAATCTATTGCCTCCGCTGTAAAAGAATGGGCTGTTTCAAAAGGTGTAACTCACTTCTGTCACTGGTTCCAACCGATGACAGGTTCAACCGCTGAAAAACACGATGCCTTTATTTCAATTCAACATGCACACCATTCTGAATTACGAGTGATCGAAAGATTTACTGGTTCACAGTTAATCCAAGGTGAACCTGATGCTTCTTCGTTTCCATCTGGTGGTATGCGCTCGACATTCGAAGCGCGTGGCTACACGGCATGGGATCCCACATCGCCATTATTTATTGTTGAAGAGGAAAACGGAAAAACTCTTTGTATTCCAACTGTTTTCTTCGGCTATCACGGGCAAGCTCTAGATAACAAAACTCCGCTTTTACGCTCTGTCGATACGCTTTCAAAAGACGCTGTAGACTTCCTAAAACTTTTAGGCGACGTCGATGTGAAAAAAGTTTCTCCTACTTTAGGTGTCGAGCAAGAATACTTTTTAATTGATAAAAAGTTTGCAGCTCTAAGACCGGATTTATTATTAAGCGGCCGTACTTTACTAGGTGCCTCGTCAGCACGTGGCCAACAATTAGAAGATCACTATTTCGGTTCAATTCCTTCACGCATTAAATCGTTTATGCAAGAAGTGGAATTTGAACTGTACAAGCTCGGTATTCCTGTTAAAACTCGCCATAATGAAGTGGCACCGGCACAGTTCGAATTAGCGCCGATCTTCGAAGACATGAATATCGCTTCGGACCACAATCTGTTAACAATGGAAGTTCTAAGACGTGTAGCTTTAAGACACGGATTAGTATGTCTATTACACGAAAAACCTTTTGCTGGAATTAATGGATCGGGAAAACACAACAACTGGTCTATTGCCAATGATAAAGGTGAAAATCTATTAGAACCGGGTCATACTCCACACCAAAATCTACGTTTCTTAGCATGCCTAAGTGTGGTTTTAAGAGCTGTGTACAACCATGCCGCTGTTTTGCGCGCTGGTATTGCTAGCCCAGGGAATGATCATCGCCTTGGTGCCAACGAAGCTCCTCCTGCTATTATCTCAGTATTCTTAGGTAGCCTATTAGAAGATATTCTAAACTCTATCGAGTCTGGTAAGGCATTAAAAGCCACTGACGAACAGATTATTGATTTAGGTGTTAGTCAAATTCCTGACATTTCAAAAGACTACACAGATAGAAATCGAACAAGTCCTTTTGCTTTCACCGGCAACAAGTTCGAATTCCGCGCTGTGGGATCATCACAAAGTGTATCTGTCCCTATGTCGTTCTTAAATGCCGCTGTAGCTTTATCTTTCCGTGAATCAGCTACAGAACTTCGCGATCTTCTTAAAAAGAAAAAACGCGACGAAGCCGTGATGGAACTTATCCGCAAAGTCATTAAAGAAACAAAAGCTATTCGCTTTAATGGCAATGGTTATTCTGACGAATGGAAAGCAGAAGCTAAAAAACGTGGACTTCCTATCCTTTCAACGACTCCAGATGCGCTGGATGTATTGAAAAACAAAAAGCTAACTCAATTCTTAGTCGACACGAAAGTTTTAACTAAAGAAGAAATTGAATCCCGCTATCACATCGCGGTTGAACGCTATGTGAAAACGATAGATATCGAACACACTAGCTTAATCGAAATGGTCGGAGTTTATATCATTCCTGCAATGGAAAAACATATGAAGCTGCTATCAGACTCACATGACTCGATGACGTCTGCATCTTTAAAAAAGCTGCATAAAGGCCGTGTGGATGAATTCGAAAAAGTGTTCACGACAGTCCTTTCTACTTACGAGCAGTTTTTAGCTAAGACAGAGAAATCACGCAATAGCCACGACGAGCATAAACGTATGTGGGACATCGTAAAAGACCTGCAACCCGCTTCATTTAAACTGCGTGATGCAGTTGACTCCGCTGAATTGCTTGTTTCAGATGAACTGTGGCCATTCCCAAAATATCGTGAAATGTTGCTAGCACACAATCTGACGTAA